CCTGGCCTATTGGGGCTGTGGCTTTCAGTTTATTATTTTTCGCCACCTGTGAGAGTGAATGTCATTCCAGGTAATGTGTtctgtttttcattattttattattatatgtTGACTGCCAGCACTGAATCTTAAATGGAAAATCCACtcaaaaactatcttttggtatctttttcattagtccactgttgatacagccccaaaatgttttgcatgtcagcagtcaagattttaagatattggactttcaagaaaagtggatgggtcactattgtctagacatgtacagtacacagctatctagctaacattaacaGTTTTacctacctgcagattcatactctATCATTTCATGCATagtggctagctatgacaatccatttgtactgtagctatgggctgggattatggttcattgtttagctagctagctggctacatgtctaaacaaaagactctacTTTGCAATAgaatgattacatgacccatcaagttagccaggtatGTCTGGGGGTGGTTACGGACATCTATTGTATATCATGAACATGTGTactgtacatgtctagacaatagtgacccatccacttttCTAGATGTGGTtgggggtggttatagcatttctttcacatgacccatctaCTTCGACAAAtgtctgggtaagcatcatctaataggctaattataaaatataaataaaatatttttatctggacacttttaaagtcagattaggatataggccaagtaCTAGATgaagtgtatttttacctggagttttGTAAAGAGAtaggtggggctaaggcttaagggtgtgtgaacgatgctgaataggtgtagacaaagacgagctctccagtaggtgtaccaaaacattcaagggacattttctcaaaagtggggttacaagtttgtcaactttcaaagcagaattactttctcattgtttctcaactgcagtgtatgatataccattttgtagctctgaatctctacttttatccaatgtaaaaaataaataaaaagccatTTCAAATGTTACTAGTCTACATAAGGCTGAATGGAGGCGGTGGATCACACATAGCCAAtattgactttgcagctggcccatctagaggaaatcgctcagttctgcctccagggcaggattcatgacaataaacgtcaacctgctagACTGCATGCATCAAGAGCTCAGAGGGCAGCTGACACTTagtccagtggtggaaaaagtacccaattgtcctacttgtgtaaaagtaaagatacattcatataaaatgactcaagtaaaagtgaaagtcacccagtataatactacttgaataaaagtctaaaagtatttggttttaaaaatacttaaatatcaaaagtaaatgtatttgctaaaatattcttaagtatcaaaattaaaagtaaaggtataaataatttcaaacacCATTTtagtgtttttaaaatgtacaaatagccaggggcacactccaacacacagacataatttacaaacgaggcatttgtgtttagtgtgcccagaggatcagaggcagtagggatgaccagggatgttctcttgataattgtGTGATTTGGGCCATTTTCCTatcttgctaagcattcaaaatgtaatgactacttttggtgtcagggaaatgtatggagtaaaaagtacattattttcttaagAAATGTAGttcagtaaaagtaaaagtagtcaaaaatataaatcgtaaagtacagataccccaaaaaagcAACTTAAGTAGATactttaatgtatttttatttaagtactttacactactgaTTTAGTTTGATGCTAAACATTTTGTAACCTGGAACTTAACCTGTTGTGCTGCAGAGGTTTAGTGAGaggatgtctgtgtgtctggtataGCGATGATAAGTGCTCGTGTGTATGTTTCATACCCCTCTATGTCCACACCTGGGTCAATGAGACTGAGACAGCAGAATAGCCCTGACCGGTTTACAACCCACTTGATCTCATTACTGAGTGACGATCAATGAGCTTTACATCATTGAATCTTTCCCGATCGCTTACCCTAGTGAGAAACAAAATACAcccatggagagagacagcgagagagagagatggatgactgGTCCTGATCTTAGATAATTAATCTCTCCTGCAGACCCACTCAATACTCATTCAGATATGTATTTAATTTATCACAATGTGAAATCAATCAAGAGTGACATTCAAACTTACTTGGTTTTTGGAGGCTTGGTGACTCGAGCGCAAGGGACTCTATGGACCTCACCCGAATCTGCTGTGGATGAGCTTGCTTCACCATTCGAACCGAATCTTCTCGATACGAACCGCTTTCGAGCACAATGGGAATCCGTTCCAAACTTCTGCCTGATCTCTCATAACCCGCATTGGTGTACCGCACGGGGCCACCTGCGGCAGAGGTGACTGGGTATCCAGTGTTCCCCTCCTCATGTCTGGACCGACTCTGAAGTGAGGACGCGCGGTTGTGATGCGTTTTGTTGGTCCCGTTGCTCGGATCCAGTGGAATAACTTTGTTTTCAATCCGAGTTCCGACCGAGCAGGCAGAAAGCGGGGCTGTTTTTTGCGCTGGCAGATGGTGCTGTTTAGAGTGCGGGTGTTCCGGGTGCACGGCAGACGGGCCCTTCATTTGGTTGTTGTTGTCCGGGTTCAGCATGGAGTATCGCAACCCCGCCACGAAGCGCTCAAATGTCAGGCAACCATGCGGTGGGGCCGCCCGCCTCAGGCACTCCAGCACCCCGCCGGGCAAATCATGAGTATCTGCCCCTTGCCATCGACTCTCAATCTCCGATATGTGCACATACCCTCTCTTCCCGTCATCAAGGATGTCAAAGAGTGTCCTCAAACTGTGTAAAAATGCTTTGGGTAACCCATCTGTTGAATATTCCGTGTCTTTAGGCTGCATTTTACCGGTTCTGCTTGTCTTGCCTTCTCTTCTTGTGCCAATCCTACCGTAAATTGTCGATGACCCGTTCAATTTGCACCTCCGATCAGTCACTATCAAAGCCATTCATTTATCAATCGTTGAACTGAATAATGGCAAACTCAAACCTCACCAAGATATATCTTATAACGTGGTTATAAAGTCTTATTACTTTGCGCGTGATACAACAACTATTCGTTTGTAATAAGTAGCCtagcctactatatttattcagAATGAATTAGAAATTCTACCCATTTCTCTTTATGCCTTCCATTGACGAAACACTGCTTTCTCTCTCCGGATTTGCAGCTCCAGGATACTTTTTTTCAACTGGACAGTCCTTCAAAAGTCTGCGCAGATTTGTCTAGGGACACAGCCATTGGTCATCGTCAGAATTGCCGTGCGCTTATTGGTAGGAACTTGTGGAAGGTAGAGGTTTGAGTTGTGCTTTTGTTATTCATTGAGCCGGACGTTATTCGCCCAAGGATTCATACCCT
The DNA window shown above is from Oncorhynchus tshawytscha isolate Ot180627B linkage group LG20, Otsh_v2.0, whole genome shotgun sequence and carries:
- the LOC112220417 gene encoding suppressor APC domain-containing protein 2 isoform X1; amino-acid sequence: MALIVTDRRCKLNGSSTIYGRIGTRREGKTSRTGKMQPKDTEYSTDGLPKAFLHSLRTLFDILDDGKRGYVHISEIESRWQGADTHDLPGGVLECLRRAAPPHGCLTFERFVAGLRYSMLNPDNNNQMKGPSAVHPEHPHSKQHHLPAQKTAPLSACSVGTRIENKVIPLDPSNGTNKTHHNRASSLQSRSRHEEGNTGYPVTSAAGGPVRYTNAGYERSGRSLERIPIVLESGSYREDSVRMVKQAHPQQIRVRSIESLALESPSLQKPSIVEAGLPRSQSESATGFTASRRHGRSRDEQRRHTITNGVGYGMLKQMKELEQEKDSLLAGLEVVERAREWYQNQIHNVTERQRHVGQSNHCTDFFTESQNQSRMDVLLPKLQEANRCLNDLISCSGMQSFPFSGTQPTAISSSSQPPATAPPQAIQRLKDQNRLLTQEVTDKSERITQLEQEKSALIKQLFEARARSTHDSSTMDSTFI
- the LOC112220417 gene encoding suppressor APC domain-containing protein 2 isoform X2, producing the protein MALIVTDRRCKLNGSSTIYGRIGTRREGKTSRTGKMQPKDTEYSTDGLPKAFLHSLRTLFDILDDGKRGYVHISEIESRWQGADTHDLPGGVLECLRRAAPPHGCLTFERFVAGLRYSMLNPDNNNQMKGPSAVHPEHPHSKQHHLPAQKTAPLSACSVGTRIENKVIPLDPSNGTNKTHHNRASSLQSRSRHEEGNTGYPVTSAAGGPVRYTNAGYERSGRSLERIPIVLESGSYREDSVRMVKQAHPQQIRVRSIESLALESPSLQKPSIVEAGLPRSQSESATGFTASRRHGRSRDEQRRHTITNGVGYGMLKQMKELEQEKDSLLAGLEVVERAREWYQNQIHNVTERQRHVGQSNHCTDFFTESQNQSRMDVLLPKLQEANRCLNDLISCSGMSFPFSGTQPTAISSSSQPPATAPPQAIQRLKDQNRLLTQEVTDKSERITQLEQEKSALIKQLFEARARSTHDSSTMDSTFI